The following proteins are encoded in a genomic region of Sporichthyaceae bacterium:
- a CDS encoding PadR family transcriptional regulator, giving the protein MPVTTSSYVLLGLLSLRPWTGYELTQQVRHSLAHVWPASEANLYREQQRLVRLGWAEVTAEAAGRERTRKRYTITAAGRAELTDWLATPPAPPSMEIESMLRVWFADAGTPAQFADAMRHAADDARASLDRVVTVFAQYLEGEGGFPQRAHLNAIVGEMVADLFGLIEFRCRQLATETESWQTTAGHGLDHTARARMQRVITTYGRAR; this is encoded by the coding sequence ATGCCCGTGACCACGTCGTCCTACGTTCTGCTCGGCCTGCTCTCGTTGCGACCGTGGACCGGCTACGAGCTGACCCAGCAGGTGCGCCATTCGCTGGCCCACGTGTGGCCGGCCTCGGAGGCCAACCTCTACCGGGAGCAGCAGCGCCTGGTCCGGCTGGGCTGGGCGGAGGTGACCGCCGAGGCGGCCGGTCGGGAGCGCACCCGCAAGCGCTACACGATCACCGCCGCCGGGCGTGCGGAGCTGACGGACTGGTTGGCCACCCCGCCCGCGCCACCGAGCATGGAGATCGAGTCCATGCTGCGGGTCTGGTTCGCCGACGCGGGCACCCCGGCGCAGTTCGCCGACGCCATGCGGCACGCCGCCGACGACGCCCGCGCCTCACTGGACCGGGTGGTGACGGTGTTCGCGCAGTACCTCGAGGGCGAGGGCGGGTTCCCGCAGCGCGCGCATCTCAACGCCATCGTCGGTGAGATGGTGGCCGATCTGTTCGGGCTCATCGAGTTCCGCTGCCGGCAACTGGCCACCGAGACGGAGTCCTGGCAGACGACCGCCGGCCACGGGCTGGACCACACCGCGCGGGCCCGCATGCAACGCGTGATCACGACCTACGGCCGCGCCCGGTAA